GACTTATATATCGTATTTATCATACTTAATGCATAAAGCCTTGCGGGTCAACGCAGCCCGCACATCAATAGACCGGCGCAAGCAGGCCTTCGATAACATGGTGTTGAACAACCGGCTCGATCCGATCAACCACTCGGGCCGGCAAGTGATCGCGCACCTGCGGCGGCAGGCTGGCCAGATAGGCCGCGGTCGCCTGAAGATCGTGATGTGCGCCGTTGGTCGCATCCGGCGCATCCACACCGATCACCAGCACCGGGCGCGGCTCGTCCGAACGATTGGCGGTGCCGCGATGCACCGTCAGGGCCGAACGCGCGGAGATGTCGCCGCGCTTGGGCAGCTTCTTCACCGCCCGCGCTTCGTAGCGCGGCCACAGCGCTTGCGGCGGGAACATCCCGCGCGGGCAGCCTGCGAAATCATCCCACTGCGTGCCCGGCGCTATCTCGAATGGCCCGTGCTCCGGCCTTGTGTCGATGGTGGTGAGGTTGAAGGCGAGCGAGTTCAGCCGCCGTCCTGTTGTGGTCGCCTCCGGCACGGCAAAATCGCGGTGCCAGGGCTGATCGGCGGCGCCGGGGAAGGGGATGTCGAAGCCGACCT
This DNA window, taken from Porphyrobacter sp. ULC335, encodes the following:
- a CDS encoding phytanoyl-CoA dioxygenase family protein, with translation MASAFDAPGCYDAGDIMGGLYGEGIISLPGAFDPCFADTLHAEIMAIFAEMRDVPGGALPRGPERWYIEIQPERVSGFSAIAAHPWFVAVCEAVLGHEYRIIEVGFDIPFPGAADQPWHRDFAVPEATTTGRRLNSLAFNLTTIDTRPEHGPFEIAPGTQWDDFAGCPRGMFPPQALWPRYEARAVKKLPKRGDISARSALTVHRGTANRSDEPRPVLVIGVDAPDATNGAHHDLQATAAYLASLPPQVRDHLPARVVDRIEPVVQHHVIEGLLAPVY